In the genome of Coraliomargarita algicola, one region contains:
- a CDS encoding alpha/beta hydrolase produces MPTQFAPHKQMIANVSILLVASLCIVYAGINAYAVIRANDLIFPAPASSYQDDASILKLQTKDGQTISAYYLESPGSERILLYSHGNGEDIGTARPFLQAFQAQGISVFAYDYPGYGTSSSGPSEAACYAAIEASFKYVASTLGYSPDQITLYGRSLGSGPSTWLAERTNVAGLILDGAFTSTFRVMTSVKLLPWDRFDNYARLPHLKCPILIIHGTNDRIVPFSHALKNWRALTGPKYKLFVKDAGHGSRIDMAGADYWNITIPFIKGELQ; encoded by the coding sequence GTGCCGACTCAATTCGCGCCCCACAAGCAAATGATTGCCAATGTTTCCATCCTCCTAGTTGCCAGCCTGTGTATCGTCTACGCCGGCATCAATGCCTATGCAGTCATCCGCGCCAACGATTTGATCTTTCCCGCACCGGCTAGCAGTTACCAAGACGACGCAAGCATCCTCAAGCTGCAAACCAAAGACGGCCAAACGATTTCGGCCTACTACTTGGAATCCCCCGGCAGCGAACGCATATTGCTCTACAGCCACGGCAATGGCGAAGACATCGGCACCGCGCGTCCCTTTCTGCAAGCATTTCAAGCGCAAGGCATCTCCGTTTTCGCCTACGACTACCCTGGCTACGGCACCAGCAGCAGCGGGCCCAGCGAAGCAGCATGCTACGCTGCCATTGAGGCCAGCTTTAAATATGTAGCCAGCACGCTCGGCTATAGTCCGGATCAAATCACACTCTACGGCCGCTCGCTCGGCAGCGGCCCCTCCACCTGGCTGGCCGAACGCACCAACGTAGCCGGCCTGATCCTAGATGGCGCTTTTACATCAACATTCCGAGTTATGACTTCAGTCAAGCTGCTCCCATGGGACCGATTTGACAACTACGCTCGCCTGCCTCATCTCAAATGCCCGATCCTCATCATACATGGCACCAACGACCGCATCGTTCCTTTCAGTCACGCTCTAAAAAATTGGCGCGCCCTGACAGGCCCCAAATACAAGCTATTCGTTAAAGACGCTGGACACGGAAGTCGAATCGATATGGCTGGAGCCGATTACTGGAACATAACCATCCCATTCATAAAAGGAGAACTACAATGA
- a CDS encoding PLP-dependent aminotransferase family protein, giving the protein MANSETPISFSRQGREIASPVIVDLMARALANPDLLSLAAGFTDNAVLPRELVGRFATELTASTSADEPLQYGQNQGRQRLRELSCAAIEAHPGERAGVFDPAAMFITNGSQQALYLAVQALCDPGDIVLVEDPSYFVCLEMLKGLGLRPVGIPCDAEGGILVDGLAECLRELDTAGERSKVKAIYLVSYFCNPSSRSLAADEKRAVADVLLREGYPIPVIEDAAYRDLYFDAPHPAASIISMPEFDPFPKLYLGTYTKPFATGLKVGYGYCTHEEWKEKMLCIKGHQDFGSPHFAQAIIERVLDAGLYPQHLAGIQQHYARKARILDSALLAGGLRDAGWQWAAPKGGLILWLRAPAEMDLRMESAFCQNCIEQGVLYVPGDLCFASGTPWNCARLSSGALPEVKLREAAERFVAQALRSV; this is encoded by the coding sequence ATGGCTAATTCAGAGACCCCCATATCCTTTTCCCGGCAAGGGCGCGAAATCGCTTCGCCGGTGATCGTTGATTTAATGGCGCGCGCATTGGCGAATCCAGACCTCCTTTCTCTGGCGGCTGGTTTTACTGACAATGCAGTGCTTCCGCGTGAGTTGGTGGGGCGTTTTGCGACAGAGCTGACTGCGTCTACCTCCGCTGATGAACCATTGCAATATGGGCAGAATCAAGGGCGGCAGCGTCTGCGTGAGCTATCTTGTGCCGCGATTGAAGCGCATCCGGGGGAGCGGGCTGGGGTATTTGATCCTGCCGCAATGTTTATTACTAATGGCTCTCAGCAGGCGCTCTACCTTGCTGTACAAGCACTTTGCGATCCGGGGGATATTGTGTTGGTGGAAGATCCGAGCTACTTTGTGTGTTTGGAAATGTTGAAGGGACTGGGCCTGCGTCCGGTGGGGATACCATGCGATGCAGAAGGCGGCATTCTGGTGGATGGGCTGGCGGAGTGTTTGCGGGAACTGGATACGGCTGGAGAGCGGTCTAAGGTGAAGGCCATCTATTTAGTCAGCTATTTTTGTAATCCGAGCAGTCGCTCCCTGGCTGCGGATGAGAAGCGGGCGGTGGCAGATGTCTTGCTGCGGGAGGGCTATCCGATCCCCGTGATCGAAGATGCGGCGTATCGCGATCTATATTTTGATGCCCCGCATCCGGCCGCGTCGATTATCAGTATGCCGGAGTTTGACCCTTTTCCTAAACTGTATTTGGGCACTTATACGAAGCCGTTTGCTACGGGGTTAAAAGTCGGTTACGGTTATTGCACGCATGAGGAGTGGAAGGAGAAGATGCTTTGTATTAAGGGGCATCAGGACTTCGGTTCACCACATTTTGCTCAAGCTATTATTGAGCGTGTGCTCGACGCTGGATTGTATCCTCAGCATCTTGCTGGAATACAGCAGCACTATGCGCGCAAGGCACGCATTCTCGATTCTGCATTGCTTGCAGGTGGTTTGCGTGATGCCGGTTGGCAGTGGGCCGCACCGAAAGGTGGGTTGATTCTCTGGCTGCGTGCGCCTGCGGAGATGGATTTGAGGATGGAGAGTGCGTTTTGCCAGAATTGCATCGAACAGGGCGTGCTCTATGTGCCTGGAGATTTGTGTTTTGCCAGTGGTACACCTTGGAATTGTGCACGCCTCTCCAGTGGTGCTTTGCCTGAAGTTAAATTGCGCGAAGCAGCGGAACGCTTTGTTGCCCAAGCTTTGCGTTCAGTTTAA
- a CDS encoding succinate dehydrogenase cytochrome b subunit, with protein sequence MCSLCSFIKSTIGRKILMALTGLVLVLFVMGHMLGNLQIFLGAEVINAYAYKLHHLLPAAALWGIRIFLLGSIAVHIWAAVTLTLDNRKARPDRYDDDKVVQASYSSRTMRMSGIILLAFIVFHIAHFTVRNVPSMQYNEPGVIEPSEVPLVKHGEAVTKNGHVVMTFNVNDMMVAGFKVWWVSAFYIIATGLLCMHLTHGVSSMFQSVGLRNSLWRKRLDRVALVYGWVVFLGFAIIPIATMAGLLKKDPTGGLPVASAAAEITETLHK encoded by the coding sequence ATGTGCTCATTATGTAGTTTTATAAAATCCACCATCGGTCGTAAGATCTTGATGGCGTTAACAGGCCTTGTGCTCGTGCTCTTTGTAATGGGGCACATGCTAGGTAATTTACAGATCTTCCTCGGAGCCGAGGTGATCAATGCGTATGCATACAAGTTGCATCACTTGTTGCCAGCCGCCGCACTCTGGGGGATTCGGATCTTCCTGTTGGGCAGCATCGCGGTGCATATCTGGGCGGCGGTGACGCTGACCTTGGATAATCGCAAGGCGCGCCCGGATCGCTACGACGATGACAAGGTGGTGCAAGCCAGCTATTCATCGCGCACCATGCGTATGAGTGGCATTATCCTGCTGGCCTTTATCGTTTTCCACATCGCGCACTTTACTGTCCGCAATGTCCCGAGCATGCAGTATAACGAGCCGGGCGTGATTGAACCTTCGGAAGTGCCGCTAGTGAAGCACGGCGAAGCGGTCACTAAGAATGGCCACGTCGTGATGACTTTTAACGTGAATGACATGATGGTGGCAGGCTTCAAAGTCTGGTGGGTCTCAGCCTTCTACATCATTGCCACTGGCTTGCTTTGCATGCACCTGACTCATGGGGTGAGCAGCATGTTTCAAAGTGTCGGGCTTCGCAACTCACTTTGGCGCAAACGCTTGGACCGCGTCGCATTGGTATATGGTTGGGTCGTTTTTCTTGGCTTTGCGATTATACCAATCGCGACTATGGCGGGTCTGCTTAAGAAGGACCCGACCGGTGGTTTGCCGGTCGCCTCTGCCGCTGCCGAGATCACTGAAACACTTCACAAATAG